TCTTTATCTTTTTCTATTTTTTGTAATAGAGGTCTAGTTTCTAATGCTACAAGTTGTTTATGCGCTTCTATAGAACCTATTCCGCCAACCATTAACTTATATGCAAGTTCTTTCTTTAAATCTTCATCAGAGTTTATAATTTCCCTCATAGCAAAATATTGTTTTCTAATTTGCTTTCTTATTTCTTTTGCTTTGTTAGTCCTCATTAGCATAACTAAAGTCATATAACCTTGCTCGCTTAATAAATATATATTTTTACTATTTGCTATGCTTTGTTTACTAAAGTCTAATTCTAAAAGTGAACCGTTGGTATCGGTTGAGTTTTTTAAATCTATAATATCTACACCTTCTTCGAATTCATCAATGTTGCTATTTATTAAATCATTAACATCATTAACTCTAACATCATGTATTTCTGCTATTGTTTTTGATAGCATAACCTTTTGATTACTTCCAAATCCACCTTCTATTACTGGTACTTCAATTCCTAAAATTTCTGTTGTTCCTGTAACTTTTAAATCTCTTTTCATATTATTTATACCTCACATTTTAAAGTCTCTTGGACTATTATTTTGAATTGGTACTAGATTTTTTGGATAGAAACCTAGCAAA
The nucleotide sequence above comes from Paraclostridium bifermentans. Encoded proteins:
- a CDS encoding phage antirepressor KilAC domain-containing protein, which encodes MKRDLKVTGTTEILGIEVPVIEGGFGSNQKVMLSKTIAEIHDVRVNDVNDLINSNIDEFEEGVDIIDLKNSTDTNGSLLELDFSKQSIANSKNIYLLSEQGYMTLVMLMRTNKAKEIRKQIRKQYFAMREIINSDEDLKKELAYKLMVGGIGSIEAHKQLVALETRPLLQKIEKDKDKVEFAETVQRSNDTVDFNAFSKILSNEGIIIGRNKLFELLRNEDVLMTGVNHNQPYQRYVKQGYFKVIEYIKNEKIGFKTVITGKGQQWLIKLFKDNKLNKTA